One genomic segment of Opitutaceae bacterium includes these proteins:
- a CDS encoding Gfo/Idh/MocA family oxidoreductase codes for MKHTCVIVGAGHRAMAYAAYSRDHPDRMEVVGVADPTPLRRERAVREFGIERARVFRSADELAAVPKFADFAINGTMDHHHVPTSLPLLRRGYHLLLEKPFATNESEMKELVAVTRAADRKVVICHVLRHTPFYTAIRREVLSGTIGEIININAVEHVSYHHMAVGFIRGKWNRSDVCGSTMLMSKSCHDLDLITWMKSGIPPRRVSSFGNNQQFDPSKAPDGAGTRCLVDCPIEADCRYSARKLHLDHPKRWAMYAWSGLENLAEPTLEDMTESLKTSPYGRCVWKTDMNVVDHQSVLIEFADGATATLNMIGGSAKPSRSLHLIGTHGEIQGCMEDATYVVRHIDNRPGREFSERVVDLNLTGDTTGAQGGHGGGDERLVGDFLDFLDGKEPSISTTNLEDSIAGHLIGFCADRSIKENRVIDIDFDRSAGFPRSLANAD; via the coding sequence ATGAAACACACCTGCGTTATCGTCGGTGCCGGGCACCGTGCCATGGCCTACGCCGCCTATTCCCGCGACCATCCGGATCGAATGGAGGTGGTCGGCGTGGCCGATCCGACGCCGCTTCGCCGAGAACGGGCGGTCCGTGAGTTCGGGATTGAACGGGCCCGGGTCTTCCGTTCCGCCGATGAATTGGCCGCCGTCCCGAAGTTCGCCGATTTTGCGATCAACGGTACCATGGATCACCACCATGTGCCGACCTCACTTCCGCTGCTTCGCCGGGGTTACCACCTTCTCCTCGAAAAGCCCTTTGCGACCAATGAATCGGAAATGAAGGAACTCGTCGCAGTCACCCGAGCCGCCGACCGCAAGGTCGTCATCTGCCACGTTCTTCGCCACACTCCGTTTTACACCGCCATCCGCCGCGAGGTCCTCAGCGGCACCATCGGCGAAATCATCAATATCAATGCGGTCGAGCATGTCTCCTACCACCATATGGCCGTGGGCTTCATCCGGGGGAAGTGGAACCGCAGCGACGTTTGCGGATCCACCATGCTGATGTCGAAATCCTGTCACGATCTCGACCTGATCACCTGGATGAAGAGCGGTATCCCGCCCCGTCGCGTTTCCAGTTTCGGCAATAACCAGCAGTTCGATCCATCAAAAGCACCGGATGGAGCCGGGACCCGCTGCCTGGTCGACTGCCCCATCGAGGCCGATTGCCGCTACTCCGCCCGGAAACTCCACCTCGATCATCCAAAGCGCTGGGCCATGTATGCGTGGAGCGGGCTCGAAAACCTCGCCGAACCCACCCTCGAGGATATGACCGAATCACTCAAGACCAGCCCCTACGGCCGCTGCGTCTGGAAGACCGACATGAACGTGGTCGACCACCAGTCCGTGCTGATCGAATTCGCCGACGGCGCCACCGCCACGCTCAACATGATCGGTGGATCCGCCAAGCCGTCGCGTTCCCTTCACCTTATCGGCACCCACGGCGAGATCCAGGGCTGCATGGAGGACGCCACCTACGTGGTCCGGCATATCGACAATCGACCGGGCAGGGAATTCTCGGAACGGGTCGTCGATTTGAACCTGACTGGCGACACCACGGGAGCCCAGGGAGGTCACGGGGGTGGAGACGAGCGACTGGTCGGCGATTTCCTCGACTTTCTCGACGGAAAGGAGCCGTCGATCTCGACCACCAATCTGGAGGACTCGATTGCCGGCCACCTCATCGGTTTCTGTGCCGACCGTTCCATCAAGGAAAACCGGGTTATCGATATCGATTTCGACAGGTCCGCGGGCTTTCCCCGCAGTCTCGCGAACGCAGACTGA
- a CDS encoding neutral/alkaline non-lysosomal ceramidase N-terminal domain-containing protein — protein sequence MPSPSPIHVPAPKREAGSHPSSPPGAKPAFLAGFGVSDITPRVGVDLAGFGPYLNRQSTSVLAPLKARAAAFKSGNDRALILSLDLCGLTGRLIQQIRKSIQERTGWPPESIMVVCTHTHSGPSTVGHIGWGRPDDLYLETLSMRSAAAAEQAIASLIEVTVSFAEPACEGIAINRDYDAAYERHLPVDHFLDPGWRPAKPERTDTTCAVISFRHKGGLVGFISSFGCHPVVCCERNTQIHGDFVSLGTMSAESSFPGSVGLFLPGALGDVNPSISHRPADESLRALQVISERFADSIRHGIENGHPIPDTSLATTSRFPRFPRVAWSETDVDDRIRELENRLHQPGLTDDPLAGDDVLRRTGMDMVRLAGLRIVRDRMARGEELNPPSEIQGIRIGPIRILGAPFEVFQETKNTVLANLGESPTLVLSLVNGAEGYAPDPTVFERQGYSAEFVPLMKGDLPHRCLHDLLVSELTQLATDLDRSGPTS from the coding sequence GGTTTTGGCGTCTCCGACATCACGCCCCGGGTCGGGGTGGATCTCGCCGGATTCGGGCCGTATCTGAATCGGCAGTCGACCTCGGTTCTCGCCCCACTCAAGGCCCGGGCCGCTGCCTTCAAGTCAGGAAACGATCGTGCCCTCATCCTGAGTCTCGATCTCTGCGGACTAACCGGCCGGTTGATCCAGCAGATTCGGAAGTCCATCCAGGAGCGGACCGGTTGGCCGCCGGAATCCATCATGGTCGTCTGCACCCACACCCATAGCGGACCATCCACCGTTGGCCATATCGGATGGGGCCGGCCGGACGACCTCTATCTGGAGACCCTGTCCATGCGGTCGGCCGCAGCAGCTGAACAGGCCATTGCATCACTGATTGAGGTAACCGTCTCATTCGCCGAACCCGCCTGCGAAGGTATCGCCATCAATCGCGACTACGATGCCGCCTACGAGCGGCACCTGCCGGTCGATCATTTCCTCGATCCTGGGTGGCGACCGGCCAAACCGGAAAGAACGGACACGACCTGCGCCGTTATCTCTTTCCGCCACAAAGGCGGGCTTGTCGGGTTCATCAGTTCATTTGGCTGTCACCCCGTGGTCTGCTGTGAACGCAACACCCAGATCCACGGCGACTTTGTCAGCCTCGGCACGATGAGCGCGGAATCGAGCTTTCCCGGCTCTGTCGGTCTCTTCCTCCCCGGCGCTCTCGGCGACGTCAACCCATCCATCTCCCACCGGCCCGCCGATGAAAGCCTGCGGGCCCTCCAGGTCATCAGCGAGCGATTCGCCGACTCCATCCGCCACGGTATCGAAAACGGACACCCGATTCCCGACACATCTCTTGCCACAACCAGCCGATTCCCCCGCTTCCCCCGGGTTGCCTGGTCTGAAACGGACGTGGACGATCGGATTCGGGAGCTGGAGAACCGGCTCCACCAGCCCGGTCTGACCGACGATCCCCTCGCCGGTGATGATGTCCTCCGCCGAACCGGGATGGACATGGTCCGACTGGCGGGACTTCGAATCGTCCGTGATCGGATGGCGCGGGGCGAAGAGCTCAATCCACCGTCCGAAATCCAGGGAATCCGCATCGGCCCAATCCGCATTCTCGGAGCGCCCTTCGAAGTCTTCCAGGAAACAAAGAATACCGTCTTGGCCAACCTCGGGGAGAGCCCCACTCTTGTCCTGAGTCTCGTCAATGGAGCCGAGGGATACGCGCCGGACCCGACCGTGTTCGAGCGACAGGGTTATTCGGCCGAGTTTGTCCCGCTGATGAAGGGCGACCTGCCCCACCGCTGTCTCCATGATCTTCTTGTGAGTGAACTCACGCAACTGGCCACCGATCTGGACCGATCGGGCCCGACCTCATGA